The Caldicoprobacter guelmensis genome has a window encoding:
- a CDS encoding zinc-binding dehydrogenase, with product MKALRKIKAGPGAELVEIPIPTVGFEDVLVRVKATALCKSDVDVYMWTPLVASANYPLPLTMGHEFMGEIVEVGKSVKNLQVGDCIVGETHIPCENCVSCWSGNRHICDNMGVLGRNVDGSFAEYIKLPAVSAIKVDKTLLPAYGALMEPLGTALHALTKGEVWGKSVLVLGCGIIGLMAVHVAKLLGATRVYAVSTSPTKLEKAVKLGADKIINSKKEDMVEVIMEETRGKGVGVVIETTGNEVIINKAIDVLQKAGRYVFVGMIEENLTIEKFMTRVVYKEIVLTGIFGRRIYETWILLQEFLETKNIDFGIFIGAEMPLTDYEKGFQQFSDLTGRLIFYP from the coding sequence AAGCGACAGCTTTATGCAAGTCTGACGTGGATGTATATATGTGGACTCCTCTTGTGGCTTCTGCTAATTATCCACTTCCATTAACAATGGGTCACGAGTTTATGGGGGAAATTGTGGAAGTGGGAAAGAGTGTTAAAAATTTACAAGTTGGGGATTGTATAGTTGGAGAAACACATATACCGTGTGAAAATTGTGTAAGTTGTTGGAGTGGGAATAGGCATATTTGTGACAATATGGGTGTGTTGGGGAGAAATGTAGACGGTTCCTTTGCAGAATATATTAAATTACCGGCTGTATCAGCTATCAAAGTGGATAAAACATTATTACCGGCATATGGCGCTTTAATGGAACCCTTAGGGACAGCTTTACATGCTTTGACAAAAGGAGAGGTATGGGGAAAAAGTGTTTTAGTTCTTGGGTGTGGTATCATTGGCTTGATGGCTGTGCATGTGGCAAAATTGTTAGGTGCTACGAGAGTATACGCAGTTAGTACTAGTCCTACTAAATTGGAGAAAGCAGTTAAATTAGGAGCCGATAAGATAATAAATAGTAAGAAAGAAGATATGGTGGAAGTAATTATGGAAGAAACGCGGGGGAAAGGCGTGGGAGTAGTTATTGAGACTACAGGAAATGAAGTCATAATAAACAAAGCGATTGATGTTTTACAAAAAGCAGGTCGATATGTATTCGTAGGTATGATTGAAGAGAATTTGACAATTGAAAAATTCATGACAAGGGTAGTGTATAAAGAGATAGTGCTCACGGGAATTTTCGGTCGTAGAATTTATGAAACTTGGATATTACTTCAGGAATTTTTGGAAACGAAAAATATTGACTTTGGAATTTTTATAGGTGCTGAAATGCCTCTTACGGATTATGAAAAGGGTTTTCAACAATTTTCTGATCTTACAGGTAGATTGATATTTTATCCATAA